From Streptomyces chrestomyceticus JCM 4735, one genomic window encodes:
- a CDS encoding carbohydrate ABC transporter permease, whose translation MTLSPRTTVAGPAAPAPVRPSRAPSVRAADRRPRGRWLSPAAVNAALALAVLYTLFPLVWLVTAATKDAGGLLAGNALSFEGFDLAGNLSRLASEGDGVYFRWYANSLLYAGVGAALCALISVAAGYAFDKYRFPGKEKLFGLVLLGVLVPTTALALPLYLLASRTGVVNTYWSVLVPVLVNPLGVYLARVFSAGYVPDEALEAARIDGAGELRVFWSIGLRMVAPGLVTVFLFQFTAIWNNFFLPLVMLSDQRLFPVSLGLYAWSGNAHGEPSFYPLVVTGSLLAVLPLIIAFVTLQRHWKAGLAAGSVK comes from the coding sequence ATGACGCTGTCACCCCGCACCACCGTCGCCGGCCCGGCGGCCCCCGCGCCCGTACGCCCCTCCCGCGCCCCGTCCGTACGCGCCGCCGACCGCCGCCCGCGCGGCCGCTGGCTCTCCCCCGCCGCCGTCAACGCGGCCCTCGCCCTCGCCGTCCTCTACACGCTCTTCCCCCTCGTCTGGCTGGTCACCGCCGCCACCAAGGACGCGGGCGGCCTGCTGGCCGGGAACGCCCTGTCCTTCGAGGGCTTCGACCTGGCCGGCAACCTCTCCCGCCTCGCCTCGGAGGGCGACGGCGTCTACTTCCGGTGGTACGCCAACAGCCTGCTCTACGCGGGCGTCGGCGCCGCGCTCTGCGCCCTGATCTCCGTGGCCGCCGGTTACGCCTTCGACAAGTACCGGTTCCCGGGCAAGGAGAAGCTGTTCGGCCTCGTCCTGCTCGGCGTGCTGGTCCCCACCACGGCGCTGGCCCTCCCCCTCTACTTGCTGGCCAGCCGCACCGGCGTGGTCAACACCTACTGGTCGGTGCTGGTGCCCGTACTCGTCAACCCGCTCGGCGTATATCTGGCGCGGGTCTTCAGCGCGGGCTACGTCCCGGACGAGGCCCTCGAAGCGGCCCGTATCGACGGCGCGGGCGAGCTGCGCGTCTTCTGGTCCATCGGCCTGCGTATGGTCGCGCCGGGCCTGGTGACCGTCTTCCTCTTCCAGTTCACCGCGATCTGGAACAACTTCTTCCTCCCCCTCGTGATGCTCTCCGACCAGCGGCTCTTCCCCGTGAGCCTCGGCCTGTACGCCTGGAGCGGCAACGCGCACGGCGAGCCGTCCTTCTATCCCCTCGTCGTCACCGGCTCCCTCCTCGCCGTCCTCCCCCTGATCATCGCCTTCGTGACCCTCCAGCGGCACTGGAAGGCCGGACTCGCCGCCGGAAGCGTCAAGTGA
- a CDS encoding ABC transporter substrate-binding protein: MSLSWSRTTLALAGGLTALTLLTACGGGSGAAGSEGLVTLTYWGWTKGTKQAVDAFNATHRDTKVRFEEIPSGTAGGYAKISNAVKAGNAPDLVSVEYPTLPEFVSQGAVRDITPYVTPGLKRKLLPQAVQLTTLGGRNWAVPFDAAPQVYYYRKDFFTRHKIEVPRTWDAFRAAAAAVKKADPKARIGTFFPDDPTTFEAMAWQAGAHWFATEGDSWKLTTTDPATRKVTDYWQGLLKDDLVHTHVSFSPGWTNSLKGGGTVGYLGASWGAGVLKGTLPDQSGKWAAAPVPSWDGRPASGMLGGSTTAVTKSSRHTEAAVRFATWMSTSAEAVKARVASGESSAYPAATALRPVARRAFDTRYYGGQDVYALFDAAAASVDARWGWGPATSTTNTTLKDEFGKAAGAGGGGTGSLAAAVRAGSDATVRELRKRGLKVMGR; the protein is encoded by the coding sequence ATGAGCCTCAGTTGGAGCAGAACGACGCTCGCGCTAGCCGGCGGCCTCACCGCCCTGACCCTGCTGACGGCCTGCGGCGGCGGCAGCGGCGCCGCCGGGAGCGAGGGCCTCGTGACCCTCACGTACTGGGGCTGGACCAAGGGCACGAAACAGGCCGTGGACGCGTTCAACGCCACCCACCGCGACACGAAGGTACGGTTCGAGGAGATCCCCTCGGGCACTGCGGGCGGCTACGCCAAGATTTCCAACGCGGTCAAGGCGGGCAACGCGCCCGACCTGGTCAGCGTCGAGTACCCGACCCTCCCCGAGTTCGTCAGCCAGGGCGCCGTCCGGGACATCACCCCGTACGTGACGCCCGGGCTGAAGCGGAAGCTGCTGCCGCAGGCCGTCCAGCTCACCACCCTCGGCGGCCGCAACTGGGCCGTCCCCTTCGACGCCGCGCCGCAGGTCTACTACTACCGCAAGGACTTCTTCACCCGGCACAAGATCGAGGTGCCCCGGACCTGGGACGCCTTCCGCGCCGCTGCCGCCGCCGTGAAGAAGGCCGACCCGAAGGCGCGCATCGGCACCTTCTTCCCCGACGACCCGACCACCTTCGAGGCGATGGCCTGGCAGGCCGGCGCCCACTGGTTCGCCACTGAGGGCGACTCCTGGAAGCTGACCACCACCGACCCGGCGACCAGGAAGGTCACCGACTACTGGCAGGGCCTCCTCAAGGACGACCTCGTCCACACCCATGTCTCCTTCAGCCCCGGATGGACCAACTCCCTCAAGGGCGGCGGCACCGTCGGCTACCTGGGCGCCTCCTGGGGCGCGGGCGTCCTCAAGGGCACCCTGCCCGACCAGAGCGGCAAGTGGGCCGCGGCACCCGTGCCGAGCTGGGACGGCAGGCCCGCGAGCGGCATGCTCGGCGGGTCCACGACCGCCGTGACCAAGAGCAGCCGCCACACCGAGGCCGCGGTACGGTTCGCGACCTGGATGTCCACCTCCGCCGAGGCGGTCAAGGCCCGGGTCGCCTCCGGCGAGTCCAGCGCCTACCCGGCCGCGACGGCGCTGCGCCCGGTCGCCCGGCGCGCGTTCGACACCCGCTACTACGGCGGCCAGGACGTCTACGCCCTCTTCGACGCCGCGGCCGCCTCGGTCGACGCGAGGTGGGGCTGGGGCCCGGCCACCAGCACCACCAACACCACGCTCAAGGACGAGTTCGGCAAGGCCGCGGGCGCGGGGGGCGGCGGCACGGGCTCGCTCGCCGCCGCCGTACGCGCCGGAAGCGACGCGACGGTACGCGAACTGAGGAAGCGCGGCCTGAAGGTCATGGGCCGGTGA
- a CDS encoding LCP family protein, whose protein sequence is MLRRLALCVAVLLLGTAGAGWYLYRDLAARIGSSRALGDGAPRSSGGAVNILLMGLDSRKDQDGNDLPKDVLEKLHAGASSDIGGYNTNTLMLLHVPAGGGRATAFSVPRDDLVDIPGHGKDKIKKAYGLAKAEAEERLARRGVTDHERLEHEGREAGRRAQIATVRAFLGVPVDHFAEVNLVGFLHIADALDGVPVCLKHAVKDRYSGADFPAGRQTLDGPQSLAFVRQRHGLPAGDLDRTRRQQAFLASATHKLNSAGTFADPLRLLKLTEVAKQDLVIDEGWDLLAFLRQAKNLSGGNVRFTTLPVEGFAKHHGEDVNRVDPDKIRRLVARETRPEDAGSAAPTSGDAPEGGSAAPRSPGGTLQPSPSSSSSTVESGSGAERSGQSAPMMDGGGIPCVD, encoded by the coding sequence GTGTTGCGCAGGCTGGCCCTGTGCGTGGCCGTGCTCCTGCTGGGCACGGCGGGCGCGGGCTGGTACCTCTACCGCGATCTCGCCGCGCGGATCGGCTCGTCGCGGGCGCTCGGCGACGGGGCGCCCAGATCGTCCGGCGGGGCGGTCAACATCCTGCTGATGGGGCTGGACAGCCGTAAGGACCAGGACGGGAACGACCTGCCGAAGGACGTGCTGGAGAAGCTGCACGCGGGCGCCTCGTCCGACATCGGCGGTTACAACACCAATACGCTGATGCTGCTGCATGTGCCTGCCGGTGGGGGGCGGGCCACCGCGTTCTCCGTACCGCGCGATGATCTCGTGGACATCCCGGGGCACGGCAAGGACAAGATCAAGAAGGCGTACGGGCTGGCCAAGGCCGAGGCCGAGGAGCGGCTGGCGCGGCGGGGCGTCACCGATCACGAACGGCTGGAGCACGAGGGGCGGGAGGCCGGCCGCCGGGCGCAGATCGCGACGGTGCGGGCCTTCCTCGGTGTGCCGGTCGATCACTTCGCCGAGGTGAACCTGGTGGGATTCCTGCACATCGCGGACGCCCTCGACGGCGTACCGGTGTGTCTGAAGCACGCCGTCAAGGACCGGTACTCGGGTGCCGACTTCCCGGCCGGACGGCAGACGCTCGACGGGCCGCAGTCGCTGGCGTTCGTACGGCAGCGGCACGGTCTGCCCGCGGGCGATCTGGACCGTACGCGCCGCCAGCAGGCGTTCCTCGCCTCCGCCACGCACAAGCTGAACTCGGCCGGCACCTTCGCCGATCCGCTGCGGCTGCTGAAGCTGACGGAGGTCGCGAAGCAGGACCTGGTGATCGACGAGGGCTGGGACCTGTTGGCGTTCCTGCGGCAGGCGAAGAACCTTTCGGGTGGGAATGTACGCTTCACCACGCTGCCCGTGGAGGGCTTCGCCAAGCATCACGGTGAGGACGTGAACCGGGTGGATCCGGACAAGATACGGCGGCTCGTCGCCCGCGAAACCAGGCCGGAGGACGCCGGTTCGGCCGCTCCGACCAGCGGCGACGCGCCCGAAGGCGGGTCCGCCGCACCCCGTTCACCTGGGGGAACCCTGCAACCGTCGCCCTCGTCTTCCTCATCGACGGTGGAGTCCGGCTCCGGAGCGGAACGTTCCGGGCAGTCGGCTCCCATGATGGACGGCGGAGGCATCCCGTGCGTGGACTGA
- a CDS encoding GntR family transcriptional regulator — MRPVIVIDPASPVPPFEQLRAQLARQIQDRTLAVGTRLPAIRRLAADLGLAANTVGRAYRELEEAGLIETRGAAGSYVSAAGEKGRERARRAAAEYAAVIARAGIGTDEALRIVRAALADGTAG, encoded by the coding sequence GTGAGACCCGTGATCGTCATCGACCCGGCCTCCCCCGTCCCGCCGTTCGAGCAGCTCCGCGCCCAGCTTGCCCGGCAGATCCAGGACCGCACACTGGCCGTGGGCACCCGGCTGCCGGCCATCCGCCGCCTGGCCGCGGACCTCGGCCTGGCCGCCAACACCGTCGGCCGGGCCTACCGGGAGCTGGAGGAGGCCGGGCTGATCGAGACCCGGGGAGCGGCCGGCTCGTACGTGTCCGCGGCCGGCGAGAAGGGACGCGAACGGGCACGCCGCGCCGCCGCCGAGTACGCCGCCGTCATCGCCCGCGCCGGCATCGGCACCGACGAGGCCCTCCGCATCGTCCGAGCGGCGCTGGCCGACGGCACCGCCGGATGA
- the groES gene encoding co-chaperone GroES produces the protein MTTASSKVAIKPLEDRIVVQPLDAEQTTASGLVIPDTAKEKPQEGAVLAVGPGRFENGERLPLDVQVGDVVLYSKYGGTEVKYNGDEYLVLSARDVLAIIEK, from the coding sequence GTGACGACCGCCAGCTCCAAGGTTGCCATCAAGCCGCTCGAGGACCGCATCGTGGTCCAGCCGCTCGACGCCGAGCAGACCACGGCTTCGGGCCTGGTCATTCCCGACACCGCGAAGGAGAAGCCCCAGGAGGGCGCCGTCCTCGCCGTGGGTCCGGGCCGCTTCGAGAACGGCGAGCGCCTGCCGCTCGACGTCCAGGTGGGTGACGTCGTTCTCTACAGCAAGTACGGCGGCACCGAGGTGAAGTACAACGGCGACGAGTACCTCGTCCTCTCGGCGCGCGACGTGCTCGCGATCATCGAGAAGTAA
- a CDS encoding response regulator transcription factor, protein MHILVVEDEEGLADSLRRGLAAEGHWVDVARDGHRGLELALAGAYDAIVLDVMLPGPSGYEICGRLRRRDDWTPVLMLTAKDGEYDVAEGLDAGADDYLTKPFSFVVLLARLRALTRRGRAAERPRTLQSGDLTLDAEARRCRRGDTEIELTARELGVLRCLMAGEGQAVAKRDILDEVWDSPADVDPNIVEVYVSSLRKKVDVPFGRHSIRTVHGTGYRMAPDDG, encoded by the coding sequence ATGCACATACTGGTCGTGGAGGACGAAGAGGGGCTCGCCGACTCCTTGCGGCGGGGGCTGGCTGCTGAGGGGCACTGGGTGGATGTGGCCCGGGACGGGCATCGGGGGCTGGAGCTGGCGTTGGCGGGGGCCTATGACGCGATCGTGCTGGATGTGATGCTGCCGGGGCCCAGTGGGTACGAGATCTGTGGGCGGCTGCGGCGCCGCGACGACTGGACGCCGGTGCTGATGCTGACCGCCAAGGACGGCGAGTACGACGTGGCCGAGGGGCTGGACGCGGGCGCCGACGATTACCTGACGAAACCGTTCTCGTTCGTCGTGCTGCTCGCCCGGTTGCGTGCGCTCACCCGGCGTGGGCGGGCTGCCGAGCGTCCGCGCACCTTGCAGAGTGGTGATCTCACGCTGGATGCCGAGGCCCGGCGTTGTCGTCGAGGTGACACCGAGATCGAGCTGACCGCGCGGGAACTGGGCGTGCTGCGCTGTCTCATGGCGGGCGAGGGGCAGGCGGTCGCCAAGCGGGACATCCTCGACGAGGTGTGGGACTCGCCGGCCGACGTGGATCCCAACATCGTCGAGGTGTACGTCTCGTCGTTGCGCAAGAAGGTGGACGTGCCGTTCGGACGCCATTCCATCCGTACCGTGCACGGGACGGGGTACCGGATGGCGCCCGATGACGGCTGA
- a CDS encoding hydroxyacid dehydrogenase: MHHTTDNSSDQALSRPTLLLAMQPGLAGRLLADHHRSRLTALARTDPGLVAHDLADPPPAVATALAGAEVLLTSWGATPLTAAVLDRAPSLRAVIHAGGSVKPHVTAACWGRGITVTSAAAANAQPVAEYTLAAILFANKRVLHSAHRYRALRAPHDWLRELDGAGNHRRTVGVIGASRIGRRVIELLRPFDLTVLLHDPYVDEAEADRLGVTLASLDDLCAASDVVTVHAPQLPATHHLLDARRLALLPDGATLINTARGTLVDETALLPELVTGRISAVLDVTDPELPPPDSPLYDLPNVLLTPHLAGSLGGELHRMADQALDELERYAKGLPFADPVRPEGLGRSA; this comes from the coding sequence ATGCACCACACCACTGACAATTCCTCTGACCAGGCACTTTCCCGCCCCACGCTGCTGCTCGCCATGCAACCCGGCCTCGCCGGCCGCCTCCTCGCCGACCACCACCGCAGCCGTCTGACAGCGCTCGCCCGCACCGATCCCGGCCTGGTGGCCCACGACTTGGCCGACCCGCCCCCGGCCGTGGCCACCGCGCTGGCGGGCGCCGAAGTCCTCCTGACCTCGTGGGGAGCGACCCCGCTGACCGCCGCCGTCCTCGACCGGGCCCCAAGCCTGCGTGCCGTCATCCACGCCGGCGGATCGGTCAAACCCCATGTGACCGCCGCCTGTTGGGGCCGTGGCATCACCGTCACCTCGGCGGCCGCCGCCAACGCGCAGCCCGTCGCCGAGTACACGCTCGCCGCGATCCTCTTCGCCAACAAACGCGTCCTGCACTCCGCACACCGCTACCGCGCGCTGCGCGCCCCCCACGACTGGCTCCGCGAACTGGACGGCGCCGGCAACCACCGCCGCACCGTGGGCGTCATCGGCGCCTCCCGTATCGGCCGCCGCGTCATCGAACTCCTGCGCCCGTTCGACCTGACGGTCCTCCTCCACGACCCGTACGTGGACGAGGCCGAAGCCGACCGCCTGGGTGTCACCCTCGCCTCCCTCGACGACCTGTGCGCCGCCTCCGACGTGGTCACCGTCCACGCTCCCCAACTGCCCGCCACCCACCATCTGCTCGACGCCCGGCGACTGGCCCTCCTGCCCGACGGCGCCACCCTGATCAATACCGCCCGCGGCACCCTCGTCGACGAAACGGCCCTGCTCCCCGAGCTGGTCACCGGCCGCATCAGCGCCGTACTCGACGTCACGGACCCCGAGCTGCCGCCCCCCGACTCCCCCCTCTACGACCTGCCCAACGTCCTGCTCACCCCGCATCTCGCCGGCTCCCTCGGGGGCGAACTCCACCGCATGGCCGATCAGGCTCTGGACGAACTGGAGCGCTACGCGAAGGGGCTGCCGTTCGCCGATCCGGTACGACCGGAAGGACTGGGGCGGTCGGCGTGA
- a CDS encoding sensor histidine kinase, protein MRGRTAAAAALAMGLVLAVGGGWLYALLRANLLDNTTSRTEVAARKVAAQADTGALPDVLPSPADGVDLVLVLDATGRVVATSLRTADPLAAELRGLRPSPGQDSADRVLTGSPAAAAGGARADVVVVRASPPGGSGQERYVYAVTVLSDVDDATHAIGVALLASAPPLIALAAAIAWAVTGLALRPVTAIRTELAAVSESELDRRVPDPAGGDEIALMARTVNATLDRLEQAVTRQRQFVADASHELRNPIAAVRSRLEVALAGRGGGCGGEHEESVRAALRDTERLQRIAADLLLLARLDAHAPRGAEPVDLALLAAEEAARRPGGGGPRLVVEAGEPVPVRGDPAQLERLLTNLVDNALRYAASEVRLVAWGDPGAGQAVLEVVDDGPGVPEADRGKVFERFARLDAARGRETGGTGLGLAIARGIARAHGGELTVRGREDGRAGARFVVVLPVPAVEGAAGVGRHS, encoded by the coding sequence ATGCGCGGCCGCACCGCCGCGGCCGCGGCGCTCGCGATGGGTCTCGTGCTGGCCGTGGGGGGTGGTTGGCTGTACGCGTTGTTGCGGGCGAACCTTCTGGACAACACCACCAGTCGTACGGAAGTGGCCGCCCGTAAGGTCGCCGCGCAGGCGGACACGGGTGCCCTGCCGGACGTGCTGCCTTCGCCCGCCGACGGTGTGGATCTGGTGCTGGTTCTGGACGCGACGGGCCGGGTCGTCGCCACCAGTCTCCGTACCGCTGATCCGCTCGCCGCCGAACTGCGGGGCTTGCGTCCCTCCCCGGGGCAGGACTCCGCCGACCGCGTGCTGACCGGCTCCCCCGCCGCGGCGGCCGGCGGTGCGCGCGCGGACGTGGTGGTCGTCCGGGCGTCGCCGCCCGGCGGCAGCGGGCAGGAGCGGTACGTGTACGCCGTGACCGTGCTCTCGGACGTGGACGACGCGACCCACGCCATCGGCGTGGCCCTGCTGGCCAGCGCCCCGCCGCTGATCGCGCTGGCCGCCGCCATCGCGTGGGCGGTGACGGGGCTGGCGCTGCGTCCGGTCACGGCCATCAGGACCGAGCTGGCCGCCGTCAGCGAGAGCGAGCTGGACCGGCGGGTGCCGGATCCGGCGGGCGGTGACGAGATCGCGCTGATGGCCCGTACGGTCAATGCCACCCTGGACCGGCTGGAGCAGGCCGTCACCCGGCAGCGCCAGTTCGTCGCGGACGCGTCGCACGAGTTGCGCAATCCGATCGCGGCGGTGCGGTCCCGGCTGGAGGTGGCGCTCGCGGGCAGGGGTGGCGGCTGTGGCGGCGAGCATGAGGAGTCCGTACGCGCGGCGCTGCGGGACACCGAGCGGCTGCAGCGGATCGCCGCTGACCTGCTGCTTCTCGCCCGGCTCGACGCGCATGCCCCGCGTGGCGCGGAGCCGGTGGATCTGGCGCTGCTGGCGGCGGAGGAGGCCGCGCGCCGTCCGGGCGGCGGTGGGCCGCGGCTGGTCGTCGAGGCCGGTGAGCCCGTTCCGGTGCGGGGTGATCCGGCGCAACTGGAGCGTCTGCTGACCAATCTGGTCGACAACGCGCTGCGGTATGCGGCGTCCGAGGTGCGGCTTGTGGCGTGGGGGGATCCGGGGGCGGGGCAGGCCGTGCTGGAAGTGGTGGATGACGGGCCTGGGGTTCCGGAGGCGGACCGGGGGAAGGTTTTCGAGCGGTTCGCCCGGCTCGACGCGGCGCGTGGCCGGGAGACCGGCGGTACGGGGCTGGGGCTGGCCATCGCCCGGGGGATCGCCCGCGCGCACGGCGGGGAGCTGACCGTGCGGGGGCGGGAGGACGGGCGGGCCGGTGCGCGGTTTGTGGTGGTACTGCCCGTACCGGCCGTCGAAGGCGCCGCCGGCGTCGGGCGCCACTCCTGA
- the groL gene encoding chaperonin GroEL (60 kDa chaperone family; promotes refolding of misfolded polypeptides especially under stressful conditions; forms two stacked rings of heptamers to form a barrel-shaped 14mer; ends can be capped by GroES; misfolded proteins enter the barrel where they are refolded when GroES binds), with protein MAKILKFDEDARRALERGVNKLADTVKVTIGPKGRNVVIDKKFGAPTITNDGVTIAREVEVDDPYENLGAQLVKEVATKTNDIAGDGTTTATVLAQALVREGLRNVAAGASPAALKKGIDAAVKAVSEDLLATARPIDEKSDIAAVAGLSAQDKQVGELIAEAMDKVGKDGVITVEESNTFGLELDFTEGMAFDKGYLSPYMVTDQERMEAVLEDPYILIHQGKIASIQDLLPLLEKVIQAGSSKPLLIIAEDVEGEALSTLVVNKIRGTFNAVAVKAPGFGDRRKAMLGDMAALTGATVIAEEVGLKLDQAGLDVLGTARRVTVTKDDTTIVDGGGNSADVEGRVNQIKAEIESTDSDWDREKLQERLAKLAGGVCVIRVGAATEVELKEKKHRLEDAISATRAAVEEGIVSGGGSALVHAAKVLEGSLGKEGDEATGVAVVRRAAVEPLRWIAENAGLEGYVITSKVAELDKNQGFNAATGEYGDLVKAGVIDPVKVTRSALENAASIASLLLTTETLVVEKPAEEEPEAGHGHGHAH; from the coding sequence ATGGCGAAGATCCTGAAGTTCGACGAGGACGCCCGTCGCGCCCTTGAGCGCGGCGTCAACAAGCTTGCCGACACCGTGAAGGTGACGATCGGCCCCAAGGGCCGCAACGTCGTCATCGACAAGAAGTTCGGCGCCCCGACCATCACCAACGACGGCGTGACCATCGCCCGTGAGGTCGAGGTCGACGACCCGTACGAGAACCTCGGCGCGCAGCTCGTGAAGGAGGTGGCGACCAAGACCAACGACATCGCGGGTGACGGCACCACCACCGCCACCGTGCTGGCGCAGGCGCTGGTCCGTGAGGGTCTGCGCAACGTCGCCGCGGGCGCTTCCCCGGCCGCCCTGAAGAAGGGCATCGACGCCGCGGTCAAGGCCGTGTCCGAGGACCTCCTCGCGACCGCCCGCCCGATCGACGAGAAGTCCGACATCGCGGCCGTCGCCGGTCTGTCCGCGCAGGACAAGCAGGTCGGCGAGCTGATCGCCGAGGCGATGGACAAGGTCGGCAAGGACGGTGTCATCACCGTCGAGGAGTCCAACACCTTCGGCCTGGAGCTGGACTTCACCGAGGGCATGGCCTTCGACAAGGGCTACCTCTCGCCGTACATGGTCACCGACCAGGAGCGGATGGAAGCGGTCCTGGAGGACCCGTACATCCTGATCCACCAGGGCAAGATCGCCTCGATCCAGGACCTGCTGCCGCTGCTGGAGAAGGTCATCCAGGCCGGCTCCTCCAAGCCGCTGCTGATCATCGCCGAGGACGTCGAGGGCGAGGCCCTGTCGACCCTGGTCGTCAACAAGATCCGCGGCACCTTCAACGCCGTCGCCGTCAAGGCGCCCGGCTTCGGCGACCGCCGCAAGGCGATGCTCGGCGACATGGCCGCCCTGACCGGCGCGACCGTCATCGCCGAGGAGGTCGGCCTCAAGCTCGACCAGGCCGGCCTGGACGTGCTGGGCACCGCCCGCCGCGTGACCGTCACCAAGGACGACACGACCATCGTGGACGGTGGCGGCAACTCCGCCGACGTCGAGGGCCGCGTCAACCAGATCAAGGCCGAGATCGAGTCGACCGACTCGGACTGGGACCGCGAGAAGCTCCAGGAGCGTCTGGCGAAGCTGGCCGGCGGCGTCTGCGTGATCCGCGTGGGTGCGGCCACCGAGGTCGAGCTCAAGGAGAAGAAGCACCGTCTGGAGGACGCCATCTCCGCGACCCGCGCCGCGGTCGAGGAGGGCATCGTCTCCGGTGGTGGCTCCGCCCTGGTGCACGCCGCCAAGGTGCTGGAGGGCTCCCTCGGCAAGGAGGGCGACGAGGCCACCGGTGTCGCCGTGGTCCGCCGCGCCGCCGTCGAGCCGCTGCGCTGGATCGCCGAGAACGCCGGCCTGGAGGGCTACGTCATCACCTCGAAGGTGGCGGAGCTGGACAAGAACCAGGGCTTCAACGCCGCGACCGGCGAGTACGGCGACCTGGTGAAGGCCGGCGTCATCGACCCGGTCAAGGTCACCCGCTCGGCGCTGGAGAACGCCGCGTCGATCGCCTCGCTGCTGCTCACGACCGAGACCCTGGTCGTCGAGAAGCCGGCCGAGGAGGAGCCCGAGGCCGGTCACGGCCACGGCCACGCCCACTGA
- a CDS encoding carbohydrate ABC transporter permease produces MNAKARAVTVLLTPFFALFTVVMVVPVGYAVWLSLFTEQQSGLGFGGTHTVFSGLGNYAAALGDHAFRDGFLVLLGYCALYLPLLLAGALTLALLLDSALARARRFFQLALFLPHAVPGIIAALIWVYLYTPKLSPVVAAMESGGLGFDFLSPSGALPSVVNIALWEWLGYNMVIFYAALQAVDRSVIEAATVDGAGAWRIATGVKIPLIRSSLVMVALFTVIGSLQLFTEPLILNQGAGSAVTSSWTPNMYAYTAAFARNDYGLAAASSVLLALAAALLSFAVTRLSGRLVRTGRPSRTGRSSLAGRSSRPGRRLPNASRPPLAHPKGRP; encoded by the coding sequence GTGAACGCCAAGGCGCGGGCCGTCACCGTCCTGCTCACCCCCTTCTTCGCCCTGTTCACCGTGGTCATGGTCGTCCCGGTCGGGTACGCGGTCTGGCTCAGCCTCTTCACCGAGCAGCAGTCCGGCCTCGGCTTCGGCGGTACGCACACGGTCTTCAGCGGGCTCGGCAACTACGCTGCGGCCCTCGGCGACCACGCCTTCCGCGACGGCTTCCTCGTCCTCCTCGGCTACTGCGCCCTCTACCTCCCCCTCCTGCTGGCCGGCGCGCTGACGCTCGCCCTGCTGCTGGACTCCGCCCTCGCCCGCGCCCGCCGCTTCTTCCAGCTCGCCCTGTTCCTGCCGCACGCCGTGCCCGGCATCATCGCCGCCCTGATCTGGGTCTACCTCTACACGCCCAAGCTCAGCCCGGTCGTGGCCGCGATGGAGTCCGGCGGCCTCGGCTTCGACTTCCTGTCCCCCTCCGGAGCGCTGCCCTCGGTCGTCAACATCGCCCTGTGGGAGTGGCTCGGCTACAACATGGTCATCTTCTACGCCGCCCTCCAGGCCGTCGACCGCTCGGTGATCGAGGCCGCGACGGTGGACGGCGCGGGCGCCTGGCGTATCGCGACCGGCGTCAAGATCCCCCTCATCCGCTCCTCCCTCGTCATGGTGGCCCTCTTCACCGTGATCGGCTCGCTCCAGCTCTTCACCGAGCCGCTGATCCTCAACCAGGGCGCCGGCTCCGCCGTCACCTCCTCCTGGACGCCGAACATGTACGCCTACACCGCCGCCTTCGCCCGCAACGACTACGGCCTCGCGGCCGCCTCGTCCGTCCTGCTCGCCCTCGCCGCCGCGCTGCTGTCCTTCGCCGTCACCCGCCTCTCCGGCCGCCTCGTCCGAACCGGCCGCCCCTCCCGAACCGGCCGCTCCTCCCTAGCCGGCCGCTCCTCCCGGCCCGGCCGCCGCCTGCCGAACGCGTCCCGTCCCCCGCTCGCCCACCCGAAGGGCAGGCCCTGA